DNA from Streptomyces rishiriensis:
CGACCGTCCGCCGCAGTGCCGGGGACTGGGCGGGGGCCTGTGCCGCCGCGGGTATCGACGTCGATCTCGACCTTCGTGCCGTCGCGCGTGCGTACGGTCGCGAGTTCGTTTCCCGGCTCCGGGCCGATCTCCGTCATCTGGCGCCTGACCTGCTGCGATGGCATATGCCCAGGGTCGCTCCCGACGGGCTGCTGCGACCGGGGCTGACCGTCTCCCTGGCTCGGTACGACGTCGATGTCGGCGTCGCCGGGCGGGACGACACCCGGTGGCCGGTGCACCTGGTGGTGCGGACACCGCCCGCCTGGGCGGACGCCGGCCAGCGGTTCAGCCTCGGGCTGTGGGACGGGTCCTCCGGCGATCGTGCGCATCCGCATCCGCATCCTCGTCCCAGTCGGCGGTTCCGGTTCGACCTGCACCGTCACCTCTGGGACGCGCGTCGCGCGGACGAGCTGCGGACCCGGGCCGGCGACGGGGTGGGTGACACCCTGCTCGGAGACGGACTTCCCGTGCCCGACGGGCGTCGCTGTGCCGCCGACCGGTGGGCGGACGAGGCCGCGATCCTGCTCCGCGCCGACGGGGCGACCGGCTCCGAGGGAACAGTTCTTGTGCGGCTCGGAGGACGGCATCGCCTGGTTCTCGGGCTCGGACTCCAACCCGGCGTCGGCGGCGAGCCGTCCGCGTCGTGGATCACCGCCGTGTCCACCCGCGCCGGTGGCGGGACCGTGCTGCCGGTGCTTCCCGACGCCGCCACCTGGGTCGCGCCCGACCTCGAGTTGATCCGCTCCGGCGCGATCGACGTCGGCCTGCTGCATCCGCTCGTCGCCTCGGCGCTCCTGCCGGATCCGGCGCCGCCCCCCGGCCCGTCCTCGGCCCCGTCCTTGTCCCCGGCTGCGTCCTCGTCCGGGGACGTCGCCGGGAAGCGGGGCGGCGGGCAGCCGCATCTCGTGGAGTGCCGGGGGGAGCAGCATCGGATCGGGCTGGTCGACGGGGTGCTGGCCGCGCTCGACCACGGACCGGACGAGGTGCGGCGGGAGGAGTTGCTGGTCGCGCTGACCGGTACTCCGCTGCCCTGCCTGCAGGCCATCGATGACGCTCACCGGCGTCCGGACTGCCTGACCGGGGTGCGCGACCGACTCGTCCATGGAGACGTCACCGGTGCGCTGGCCGTCGTCGAGGAGCTGCTCGGCCCCGACGCGATCCTGCGCGAGGGTGCGTTGCGGGACGAGTTGCAGGCGGCCGCGCGGCGGCGCATCACCTACGGGCTGTTCCGGGCCGGACTGGCGGGGCCCGGGCCCGGCCGCGTCCTTCCCGGGCCGGCCCGTACCACCGCCCACCGGTCACACCCCCGCCACACCTTCGCCGCGCGCTGAACCCCGCGCACCCCACAGCCACGCCCCGGCAACGCCCAGCCCCGCCAACCCCCGAACCCCAAAGGTGATCACCCATGCCCACATGCGCCCCGCTCACCCTCGTCGACACACCCGCCGACCCCTTCGCACCCGAATCCGCACCCGGCTCCGCAGCCGGCACCGAGACAGCGCAACTGGACGTCGCCGGCGACCTGTTGACGCTTCTTCGGCACTCGACCACCGAACCCCGGCCCGACGACCAGCTCGAGGCCCTCACCCTGGCCGTGGCCGCCGATCTGCCCGTGCTGCTCTGGGGTGAACCGGGCATCGGCAAGACCGCCGCCCTCACCCAGCTCGCCGCTTCACTCGACCTGCCGCTGACCACCGTCATCGCGAGCGTGCACGAGCCGTCCGACTTCTCGGGGCTGCCCGTCGTCGGGGACGATCCCGCCGAGCAGGGGGTTCCGATGGCCCCGCCGGACTGGGCGGTACGGCTGGTACGGGCCGGGAAGGGGCTGCTGTTCCTCGACGAGTTGTCCACCGCGCCGCCCGCCGTGCAGGCCGCGTTGCTGCGCCTGGTGCTCGAGCGCCGGATCGGGTCGCTGCAACTGCCGCGGGGGGTACGGATCGTGGCCGCCGCCAACCCGCGGGGCTCGGCGGCCGACGGCTGGGAGCTGAGCCCGCCGCTGGCCAACCGGTTCGTGCACCTCCAGTGGGTCCACGACCACGAGGTCGTCGTCCGCGGACTCGGCGGGACCTGGCCCCGGGCCACCATGCCCCGGCTCGACCCGGAGCGGCTGCCGGAGGCCGTGGACTTCGCCCGGCGCGCGGTGTGCGGGCTGCTGGCCGCCAGGCCCACGCTCGTGCACCGGCTGCCCAGCGGGGAGACGCGCCGGGGCGGTCCCTGGCCGTCCCCGCGCAGCTGGGACATGACGCTGACTCTGATCGCCTTCGCCACCGCGGCCGGCTCCTCCCGGGACGTGCTGTCCCAGCTGGTCAGGGGCACGGTCGGGGACGGTCCGGGGCTGGAGCTGCTCGCGAGCCTGGACCGGCTGGACCTTCCGGACCCGGAGACGCTGCTCGCCGACCCGGCGGGCGCCGAACTGCCCGAGCGGGGCGACCTGCGCCAGGCCGTTCTGGACGGTGTGGTGGCGGCGGTGCGCGCCCGGCCGGAGCGGTCCCGTTGGGACGCGGCGTGGGAGCTGCTGGTCAAGGCGGTGGAGACCGGGGCCCCGGACCTGGTGGTGGTCCCCGCGACCACTCTCGCGACCCTTCGGCAGGAGGACTGGGACGTCCCCGCCTCGATCGAGAGCCTCGCGGGCGCCGTCGGACTGTCCCGGCGGGCGGACCAGGCGGCGGAGCGGACGGCGGCACGGCTCGCCGAGGCGGCGGCGAGGGCCGGCCGGTGACCGCGCACTCGACGGCCGAGACGTCCGACCCGGAGCCGGGTCCGGGGCTGGACCTCGACAAGCTCCTCGCCGCCCGGCTGCACGCCGCCCGGGCCCGGCCCTATCTGGCCACGGCGCTGTTCGCCCTGCACGTCGTGGTGTCTCGGCAGGTACCGACGATGGCCGTGGACCGGTACTGGCGGTGCTACGTCTCGCCCGCGTTCGTGGACGGGATGCCGCTGGAGGAGCTGGCCGCCGTATGGGTGCACGAGGTGTCGCATCTGCTGCGCGACCATCACGGGCGCAGTGACCGGTACGCCCGGCAGCACGGGCTGACCGGGCCGGGGGAGCGGCTGCGGATGAACATCGCCGCCGACTGCGAGATCAACGACGACGCGTACGGCGACGGGCTGGTCCGTCCCGAAAGCGCGGTCAGACCCGCGTCGTTGGGACTGCCCGATGGCAAGCTGATGGAGGAGTACCTGAGCCGGTTCCGGCTGGGGGCGCACACGGACGGTCTTTCCTGGCTGGACTGCGGCAGCGGCGCCGACGGACTCGGCCGGGAGTGGGAGCTGGGTCCCGACGGCGCGCACGGGCTCAGCAAGGAGGAGCGGGACGCGGTCCGGTTCCGGGTGGCGCAGGGCATCAACGGCAGGCCGGGCTCCGCTCCGCAGAAGTGGAAGCGCTGGGCGGAGGAGGCGTTCCATCCGCCGCAGCCGTGGCGGGAGTTGCTGGGCGCGGCCGTCCGCTCGGCGGCCTCCGGGCCGGGCGCGGGCGAGGACTACACCTACGGCCGCCCGGCGCGCCGCTCGGCCGGTCTGCCCGGGGTCGTCCTGCCGAGCCTGCGCCGCAGACCGCCCCGGGTCTGCGTCGTCATCGACACCTCCGGGTCGGTCAGCGACGCGGAACTGGGCAGTGCCCTGCTCGAGGTCGCCGCGATCTCCCGTGCCGTGGGCGGCCGTCGGGACCTGGTCACCGTGGTGCCGTGCGACGCTTCGGCCGGGTTCGTGCACTCGCTGTGCCGAGGCGAGGGGATCCCCCTGCTGGGCGGCGGCGGAACGGACCTGCGCGCCGGCTTCGCCAAGGCGCTGCGGACGACACCCCGGCCCGACGCGGTGGTGATCCTCACCGATGGCCAGACCCCCTGGCCGGAAGCCCGCCCGGCCTGCCGGACGGTGGTGGGCCTGTTTCCCCGGGGCCGGAGCAGGCACGACGAGAACAACCCCGACTACGTACCGGACACCCCGCCCGCCTGGGCCCGCGTGGTGGAGATCGGATCGGTGGGGGCAGGGTGCTGAGGGCGCGGTGACCGCGTCGCCACGCCCTCGCCGTCGAGGACCGCGGCCCCGCGGGCGACGAAGGACTCGTCGACGGATGGGGGCAACGGCTCCGGCGGGTCGAGCGGTTCCGGTTCGATGGGGAGCGGGTCGGGCAGCTCGGGTTCCGTCGCCGCAGAATCCCCACCGTGGCTCGGATCCGCCGCCCGCGCCGCCTCGTCCGGCGCCCACGCCGGAGTGGAGTTCCGAGGAGTGGCAGCCCGGTGATCCGGTCGAGACCACACCTCTCGCCGCCCCTGAGCAGGGCTGACATAGGCTGTGCCGCCCGGTGATCGACACACAGAGAGGCCGACGGCACGTGTCCGACAGACCGTCTGAAGAGCACAGATCCGGTTCGGAAAAGGGGGAGGGGAACGGCAGCTCCATATCCGACCAGGAATGGGCGGAGTTCGTCCGGGAAAGCGAACGCGCGATACCTGACTCCGCGCCGAAGGAGCCGTCCGCGCGGGCCCGCGAGGTCACGGATCGGCTGCGGCGGCAGGAGGCGCGCGGAGCGACGCCCACGCGGTGGCGTACCGTCGCGGATCTTCAGCAGACGCACGAGCGGGCGTCTCGGCGCAGGCGGCGGCTGTGGGCGTTCCTCGGGGTGCCCGTCGCGATCGCTCTGGGCGTCGTGGCGATGCGGCCCTCGCTGCTGCCGGGGAACCCGTTCCGTACCGGCGTGCCCTCATCCGCCGCGGCCGCCTCGCCGCTGCCGGCGGAGACCGCTGCCCCGACCGCCGCGCCCGGCGCGGCGGGCGTCGCGCTCCCCACGATCGAGCGGCCGTTCGCGGGCTCCCCGGCGCTGCAGTGGGCCGACGGCGCGGCCGGCATCGTGCCGCCGAAGGCGACCCGGATCGGATCGCTGTCCAAGGCCCAGGTGGAACAGGCGCTTCAGCAGACCAGGAAGCTGCTGATCGACGCGAACCTCGATCCGGCGACCCTGCGCGGCGGACGTCCCGAAACGGCGCTCTCCGTGCTCGAGCCACGGCAGAAGGAAATGCTGGACCTGCTGAACACCTCGCTCAGCAAGCCGGACGAGGAGCACGATCCGCTGCTGATGTTCAGCCGCTTCGACCCCGCCGAACTGCGCCTGGCCGGTGACGTGGTCAAGACGCGGGGACGGATGACGTTCGAGGCGGGCGAGAGTGCCTCCGTCGTCGTGCACGCCGACTACACCTTCGTCTACCCGCTGGTGCGCGTCGACGAGGACGCCCCGACCGAGGTGCAGCGCACCATCGTGCGTCGGGTCGTCGACGTCGAGCTCTTCGATCCCGACAAGTGGATCGTCACCCCGGGGAAGATCACCGTCACCCGGTACGACCAGGAGATCGGCAACTCCGCCTGCGACGTCTACGACGGTTACCTGCATCCCCAGTTCTCGACGGCGGCGGCCGAGCAGCCGACGGGTGCGCCTGCGACCGGCCCGACGACGGACCCGTACGACCGCAGCCAGGACATCGCCCATGTCGTCGAGGAGGGGTGCGGAGTGGTGTCCCGTACCTGAGGGACGTCACCCACTCGTCAGGGACGTCACGACTTGTCGCCCTCGGACAGTTCGCGCAGCACCACCCCGCACCGCCGTGCGTACGCCTGCTGCAGGCCGCGGGTCGCCGGGCCGGCGGCCCTCGCGTACCACTTGGCACCCCGGCTGAAGGCGGAGACCGTCAGCCAGACCGTGCCGTCTCCGGTGCGGTCGACGACGAAGGCCTCCTCGCCGCATTCGGGGTGGCCGGGGAGGGTGCCGTACGCCCAGCCGGCCCGCCGGTGTTCGTCCACCGTCCAGACCACCCGGCAGGGGGCTTTGATGAGGCCGGCCAGGGTGACGGTGACGTCGACGCCGGGGGCGGCCCGGTCCGCGGTGGTGTCCATGCCCACCCCCAGGGTGCGGTGCATCTCCCAGGTCAGGACCGCTTCGGCGGCCCGGCGGAAGACGTCGTGACCCTCACCGAGGCGGGTGCGGACGTGGAGGGAGTGGAAGCCCGCGGGGCAGTGGCCGGGGCGGTCGCGGGTCGCGCCGACATCGTCGTACGTGAAGTCCTTCGAAGACATGGGAGCCAAGAGTAAGGCGGTACCCGGGGATGCCTTCGTCCCGGGTACCGCCTCAGCTCGAACGCTCGGTCGTCAGGCGACGTTGACGGCCGTCCAGGCGGCCGCGACCGCCTTGTACTCGGTGCTGGTCGAGCCGTACAGCGCCGACGCCGCGCTCAGGGTCGCCGTGCGGGCGCCCGAGTAGGTGGTCGTCGAGGTCATGTAGGTCGTCAGCGCCTTGTACCAGATCTGGACGGCCTTGGCGCGTCCGATGCCGGTGAGGGTGGAGCTGTTGTACGTCGGGGAGTTGTAGCTCACCCCGTTGATGGTCCGGCTGCCGCTGCCCTCGCTCAGCAGGAAGAAGAAGTGGTTCGCCGGGCCGGACGAGTAGTGCACGTCCAGGTTCTTCAGCGAGGACGACCAGTAGTTGGCCGAGCCGCCGTCCTTGCTCGGCTGGTCCATGTAGCGCAGCGGTGTGCCGTCGCCGTTGATGTTGATCTTCTCGCCGATGAGGTAGTCGCCGACGTCGGAGGAGTTCGCCGCGTAGAACTCGACGGCGGTGCCGAAGATGTCGGAGGTCGCCTCGTTGAGGCCGCCGGACTCGCCCGAGTAGTTCAGACCCGCCGTGTTGGAGGTGACGCCGTGGGTCATCTCGTGGCCGGCCACGTCCAGGGAGGTCAGCGGGTGGGTGTTGCCCGAGCCGTCGCCGTAGGTCATGCAGAAGCAGCTGTCGTCCCAGAAGGCGTTCACGTACGCGTTGCCGTAGTGGACGCGGGAGTACGCGGCGACGCCGTTGTTCTTGATGCCGCTGCGGCCGAACGTCGACTTGTAGAAGTCCCACGTCGCCTGCGCGCCGTAGGCGGCGTCGACGGCGGCCGTCTGGTCCGTGGTCGAGCTGGAGGCTGCGCCGGTGCCCCACGTGTCGTCCGCGTCGGTGAACAGGGTGCCCGCCGAGGAAGTGGTGGCGTGCGCCTTGTTGTACGTCTTGTGGCCGCCGCGGGTGCCGTCGGTCAGCTGGTACGTCGAGCCCGAGAGGGTCGTGCCGAGGGTCACCGTGCCCGAGTAGAGGCTCTTGCCGGTGCCGGTCTCGATGCCCTGGTACTCGTACAGCTTCTTGCCGGTGGCCGCGTCGGTGATGACGTGCAGCTCGTTCGGGGTGCCGTCGTCCTGGAGACCGCCGACGACCGTCTCGTAGGCGAGGACCGGCTTGCTGCCGTTGCCGGCCCAGATCACCTTGCGGGGCGCGTCGCTGGCCTCGGTGCTGGCGGAGCCGGCGTCCTTGGCGAGCGTCAGGGCCTGCTTCTCGGCCTTGGCGGCGGTGACGACGGGGGTGAGCGAGGCGACCTTGATGGTGGTGTTCGTCGCCTTGGTGACGCCCTTGCTCGCGCCCGCGGCCGACTCGTGGACGACCAGGTCGCCGCCGAGGACCGGCAGACCCGCGTAGGTCCGCTCGTAGCGCGTGTGGACCGTGCCGTCCGCGTCCTTGACGACGTCGCGCACGACCAGCTTCTCCTTGACGCCCAGGCCTATCTCCTGCGCCGTCTCGGGCGCGTCGGCCTGCTTGTCCTGGATCAGGGCGGTGCGGGCGGCCGGGGCCAGCGCGGTGGGCACGGCGAGCGGCGTCGTACTGGTGGCGTCCGCCGGAGTCTGGGCGGCTGCCGTACCGGCGGTCAGGCCGGTGGTGACCAGGGCTCCGGCCGCGACGGCGGTGGCGATGGCCAGAGAGGTGCGCTTGTGACGCGCGTAGAGGGAGGTCACACAAGCTCCTTGGATGTGGGGGTGCCCGGGCGGCGTGGGGTGGCTGTCCGTGGCTGCTGTGAAGTTGTGCGGCGGGTGACAGGAAGACTGGCATCAAGGCGCGTACATGTCAGGACCCCGAAGTGATGTTGGCTGAAAATCAACTGTCGGGTGAACATTGCGGGAATGTAAACGGACTTGACCTGGGTAAAAGGCCAACAGGGCCTGGGTAAGGCAGGGGCAAAAAGCGGACGCCGCCCCGGAGGAGTCGAAACTCCGGGACGGCGTCCTGTGCGCTGCCTCTCGGCCGGCCGTAACACGGCCCCTGAGGGGCCTGTGGCCTACGGGAAGGTCAGCTTCCAGCTGTTGATGTAGCCGGTGTCCTGGGCCGCGTTGTCCTGGACCCGCAACTTCCAGACGCCGTTGGCGACCTCGGAGGAGGCGTTCACGGTGTACGTGGTGTTGATGTTGTCCGTGCTACCGCCGGTGCCGTATGCCTTCAGCGTGTACGCCGTGCCGTCGGGAGCGAGCAACTGCACCTGGAGGTCGCCGATGTAGGTGTGGACGATGTCGACCGCCACCGCGAGGTTCGTGGGCGCGTTGCCGGTCCGGCCGGAGACCGTGACCGAGGAGGTGACCGCCGCTCCGTTGTCCGGAATCGATACGTCGGCGGTGTTCTCGAAGGAGGTGCCGCCGCCGCCCCCGCCGCCGGAACGGGCGCCGACCGCGACGCCGGCCCACGCGTCCTGCACCGCCTTGTACTCGGTGGAGGTCGTGCCGTACAGCTCACCGGCCGCCGCCAGCGTGCCGGTGCGGGCCGCCGCGTAGTTGGTGGTCGTGGTGAACTTCGTGGTCAGCGCGCGGAACCAGATCTTCTCGGCCTTGTCGCGGCCGATTCCGGTGACCGGAAGGCCGTCCGCGGTGGCCGAGTTGTAGGTGACACCGTTGATGGTCTTGGTGCCGCTGCCCTCCGACAGGAGGTAGAAGAAGTGGTTGGCCGGGCCGGACGAGTAGTGGACGTCGACCGATCCGATCCCCGAGTACCAGCTGTCCTTCGACGCGCCGTCCTTGCTCGGCTTGTCCATGTACCGCAGCGGCGAGCCGTCGCCGTTGATGTCGATCTCCTCGCCGATGAGGTAGTCGCCGACGTCGGAGGCGTTCTGGGCGTAGAACTCGACCGAGGTGCCGAAGATGTCCGAGGTCGCCTCGTTGAGGCCGCCGGACTCCCCGCTGTAGTTGAGACCCGCGGTGTTGGAGGTGACGCCGTGGGTCATCTCGTGACCGGCCACGTCGATGGAGGTCAGCGGGTGGGTGTTGCCCGAGCCGTCGCCGTACGTCATGCAGAAGCAGCTGTCGGACCAGAACGCGTTGACGTACGCGTTGCCGTAGTGCACGCGGGAGTACGCGCCGACCCCGTCGCCCCTGATGCCGCTGCGACCGTGCACGTTCTTGTAGTAGTCCCAGGTCAGGGCCGCGCCGTAGTGGGCGTCGGCGCCCGCGGTCTCCAGGTTGGACGCGGCGCCGGTGCCCCAGACGTCGTCGGAGCCCGAGAAGAGGGTGCCGGTGCCGGACGTGCCCCGGTTGAGGTTGTACGTCTTGTGGCCGCCGCGCGCCCCGTCGGTCAGGTTGTACGTCGACCCCGACTGGGTGGTGCCGAGGGTCACCTGGCCGCTGTACATGGTGTTGCCGGTGCCGGTCTCGATGCCCTGGTACTCGTACAGCTTCGCGCCGGTGGTGGCGTCGGTGACGACGTGCAGCTCGTTCGGGGTGCCGTCCTCCTGGAGACCGCCGACGACCGTCTCGTACGCCAGGACCGGGGTGCCGTTCGCCGCCCAGATCACCTTGCGCGGAGCGCGGTCGGTGTCCGCCTTCTCGGCGCCGGCGGCCGTGGCGAGGCTGAGCGCCTGCTTCTCCGCCTTGGCCGCGCTGACGGCGGGCGCGAGCGAGGCGACCTTGATGGCGGCCCTGGTGGCCTTGGTGACGCTCTCGGTGGCGCCGGACCTCGCGGTCTCGACGACCAGGTCGCCGCCGAGGACCGGGAGGCCGCCGTAGGTGCGCTCGTAGCGGGTGTGCAGGGTGCCGTCGGCGTCCTTGACGACGTCACGGACGACGAGCGCCTCCTTGGCGTCGAGGCCCAACTCCTTGGCGGTGGCCGCCTTGCCGGCGTCCGCCTCGCGTATCAGCGCGGCGCGCTGGGCGGGGGTGAGGCGCACCGACTCGGCGCCCGGGTTGGCCTGGCCCGCCGCCTGCGGTGCCTTCACCGGGGCGGCGGTCGCGGCGCCGGACTGCACGGCGGCGGCGATGAGCGCGGAGACGCCGACGAGGGCGACGGCCGCGGCACGGCGGGAGGTGCTGTGGGGGGTGCGTCTGCGAGAGGGGCTGCTGCTCAACACTGACTCCTTCTGCGCGGCCACGGGTCACGCGGCCAGGGGAGACCCGACGGCGGGTGAGCCGTGCGGGCACGACAAAGGCGGTACGCAGAACAAAGGCGGTACGTGGAGCGGGCTTAGCTGTGGGGTTGCTGTGAACCAGCAGTGGGAAGAGTGGCAGTGGATTGCGCTATCTGTCAGGAGCGCGTCAGGAAGTTGGCCGGAAACGGTTCGTTGTCCGGTAGTTCATGTTCGGTATGCGGATCCGTGGGCTCCCCGGCGACCCGGAAGGGCGGCTCGGAGGGGCGCGGGGCCTACGGGGTCCGATCCCTCCCGGTTTCCCGTCCCGCACCGGGCAGGGCCCGGCCGTTCCCGGCCCGCTCGCCGTGCCACGTCCGCCAGAGCGCCGCGTACGCCCCGCCCGCCGTCACCAACGCGTCGTGCGTGCCGAGTTCGGTGAGACGGCCGTCCTGCATCACCGCGACCCGGTCCGCGTCGTGCGCGGTGTGCAGACGGTGGGCGATGGCGATGACCGTCCGGCCCCGGAGCACGGCCGCCAGCGCCCGCTCGGTGTGCCGGGCGGTCGCCGGGTCCAGCAGGGCCGTCGCCTCGTCCAGGATCAGCGTGTGCGGATCGGCCAGCACCACCCGGGCCAGGGCCAGTTGCTGGGCCTGGGAACCGTCCGTACGGGTGCCGCCGCCGAGTACGGCGTCGAGGCCGCCGGGCAGCTCCCGGACCCAGTCGGCGGCGCCGACCGCGGTCAGCGCCGCCCACAACTGCGTCTCGTCCGCGGCCGGTTCGGCGATCAGCAGGTTGTCGCGGACCGTGCCGAGGAAGACATGGTGCTCCTGGGTGACGAGCACGACCTGCCGGCGCAGCGTCTCGGGCGCCAGCTCCGCGACCGGCACTCCGCCCACCGTCACCGTGCCCGCGCTCGGCGCGTCCACGCCCGCGAGCAGCCTGCTCAGCGTGGTCTTGCCCGCGCCCGACGGGCCGACGACCGCGAGCCGCTCGCCGGGCCGCACCGTCAGATCCACCCCGCGCAGCACCTCGCCGCCGCGTTCGTAGGCGTAGCGCACGCCCGTCACGTCGATCCGGTCGTCCGCCGGAGCCGGCGCCTCGCCGTCCGGCTCGGCGCGCGGCGCCCGGGCCACGCCCTCCACCCGGGCGAACGAGGCGCCGCTGCTCTGGAGTTGCTCGACGCGCAGCAGGATCTGGTCCAGCGGTTCGGTGAACTGCCGCAGATACAGCGCGGCCGCCACCACCGCGCCCAGGCTCATCGCACCCCGCGCGTGCAGTACGCCGCCCAGCAGCAGCACACCCGCCACCGGCAGCGAGTACGACACCTCGATCACCGGGAAGAACACCGTGCGCAGGTGGAGGGTCCGAAAGCGGGTGCGGCGCGAGATCTCCAGCGCGTCCCGGCAGGCCGCCGACCGCCGTTCCCGAAGCCGGAACGCCTCGACCGTGCGCGCCCCGGACGCGGTGGCGGCGACGATCTCGGCGACCTCGGAGGTGGCCGCGCCCTCGGCGAGGTAGGCCGTACGCGCCCGCCGCAGATACCAGCGCAGCGCGAACCAGATCGGGGTCAGCCCCAGCACTCCGATCGCCCCGAGCAGCGGGTCGATCACGAATACCGCGCCGAGCGTGAACAGCGCCTGGACCGTGCAGACCAGCAGCTCGGGCCCGGCGTCCCGCAGGGTGGTGCCCACGGCCGCCACGTCGGCGGTGCCGCGGGTCGTCAGATCGCCGGTGCCGGCCCGCTCCACCACCGACGCGGGCAGCGCGAGCGCCCGCCCGACGAACTCCTCCCGCACCCGCGCCAGCGTCCGCTCACCGAAGCGGTGCCCCGCGTACCGGGCCCAGCGGGCCAGCAGCAGCTGCGCGCACGCGCAGGCCAGAATGGCCGCCGCCAGCCGGTCCACGGCCCCGGTGCCGTGCCCGGCCCGCACCTCGTCGATGATCCGGCCCAGCAGCCATGGCCCGGCCAGCCCGGCCCCGGCGGCGAGCACGTTCAGGGCGAGCGCACCGGCGAAGGCCCGCCGGTCGGCCCGCAGCAGCCGGACCGCCGCCCGGCGCACGTCCCCGGGCGCGGCGATCGGCAGACGTCCCGACGCCCCCTCCACCACTGTCACCGCACAACCTCCCCGGCGCCGGCGCCCGTGGCCGAACCCGGGCCCGTGTCCCCACCCGCGGCAGCGTCACCCGGACCGGGATCGCCGTCCTCGGCCTCCCGGGCCACCAGGGCCCGGTACCCCGGTTCCCGCTCCAGCAGGTCGCGGTGGCGGCCGGTCGCCGTCACCTTGCCGTCGACCAGGAAGTGGACGGTGTCCGCCTGGGCGAGGAGCAACGGGGAGGTGGTGGTCACCACCGTGGTCCGGCCGGTGCGGGCCGCGCGCAGTCGCTGGGCGACCGCCGCCTCCGTGTGCGCGTCGAGCGCCGACGTCGGCTCGACGGCCAGCAGCACCCCGGGGTCGGCCAGCAACGCCCGTACCAGCCGCACCCGTTGCCGCTGGCCCCCGGAAAGACTGCGTCCCTGCGCCGTCACGGGTGACTCCAGCCCCTCCGGCAGGCCCTGCACGATGTCGTCGGCCGCCGCCGCCCACACCGCCCGTCCGACGTCCGACGGGGAGGGCGCCCGCCGTCCGCCCACCACCTCGCGCAGACTTCCGGCGAACAGGTCGGCCTCGTTGTCGGCGACCAGGATCCGCTCCCTGACCTGGTCCAGGGGGACGGCGTCCAGCCGTACCCCGCCCCAGGTGGCGTCCGAGGGGCCGTAGCGGCCCAGCCGGTC
Protein-coding regions in this window:
- a CDS encoding AAA family ATPase, which produces MPTCAPLTLVDTPADPFAPESAPGSAAGTETAQLDVAGDLLTLLRHSTTEPRPDDQLEALTLAVAADLPVLLWGEPGIGKTAALTQLAASLDLPLTTVIASVHEPSDFSGLPVVGDDPAEQGVPMAPPDWAVRLVRAGKGLLFLDELSTAPPAVQAALLRLVLERRIGSLQLPRGVRIVAAANPRGSAADGWELSPPLANRFVHLQWVHDHEVVVRGLGGTWPRATMPRLDPERLPEAVDFARRAVCGLLAARPTLVHRLPSGETRRGGPWPSPRSWDMTLTLIAFATAAGSSRDVLSQLVRGTVGDGPGLELLASLDRLDLPDPETLLADPAGAELPERGDLRQAVLDGVVAAVRARPERSRWDAAWELLVKAVETGAPDLVVVPATTLATLRQEDWDVPASIESLAGAVGLSRRADQAAERTAARLAEAAARAGR
- a CDS encoding vWA domain-containing protein, translating into MTAHSTAETSDPEPGPGLDLDKLLAARLHAARARPYLATALFALHVVVSRQVPTMAVDRYWRCYVSPAFVDGMPLEELAAVWVHEVSHLLRDHHGRSDRYARQHGLTGPGERLRMNIAADCEINDDAYGDGLVRPESAVRPASLGLPDGKLMEEYLSRFRLGAHTDGLSWLDCGSGADGLGREWELGPDGAHGLSKEERDAVRFRVAQGINGRPGSAPQKWKRWAEEAFHPPQPWRELLGAAVRSAASGPGAGEDYTYGRPARRSAGLPGVVLPSLRRRPPRVCVVIDTSGSVSDAELGSALLEVAAISRAVGGRRDLVTVVPCDASAGFVHSLCRGEGIPLLGGGGTDLRAGFAKALRTTPRPDAVVILTDGQTPWPEARPACRTVVGLFPRGRSRHDENNPDYVPDTPPAWARVVEIGSVGAGC
- a CDS encoding DUF1990 domain-containing protein gives rise to the protein MSSKDFTYDDVGATRDRPGHCPAGFHSLHVRTRLGEGHDVFRRAAEAVLTWEMHRTLGVGMDTTADRAAPGVDVTVTLAGLIKAPCRVVWTVDEHRRAGWAYGTLPGHPECGEEAFVVDRTGDGTVWLTVSAFSRGAKWYARAAGPATRGLQQAYARRCGVVLRELSEGDKS
- a CDS encoding M4 family metallopeptidase → MTSLYARHKRTSLAIATAVAAGALVTTGLTAGTAAAQTPADATSTTPLAVPTALAPAARTALIQDKQADAPETAQEIGLGVKEKLVVRDVVKDADGTVHTRYERTYAGLPVLGGDLVVHESAAGASKGVTKATNTTIKVASLTPVVTAAKAEKQALTLAKDAGSASTEASDAPRKVIWAGNGSKPVLAYETVVGGLQDDGTPNELHVITDAATGKKLYEYQGIETGTGKSLYSGTVTLGTTLSGSTYQLTDGTRGGHKTYNKAHATTSSAGTLFTDADDTWGTGAASSSTTDQTAAVDAAYGAQATWDFYKSTFGRSGIKNNGVAAYSRVHYGNAYVNAFWDDSCFCMTYGDGSGNTHPLTSLDVAGHEMTHGVTSNTAGLNYSGESGGLNEATSDIFGTAVEFYAANSSDVGDYLIGEKININGDGTPLRYMDQPSKDGGSANYWSSSLKNLDVHYSSGPANHFFFLLSEGSGSRTINGVSYNSPTYNSSTLTGIGRAKAVQIWYKALTTYMTSTTTYSGARTATLSAASALYGSTSTEYKAVAAAWTAVNVA
- a CDS encoding M4 family metallopeptidase, with protein sequence MLSSSPSRRRTPHSTSRRAAAVALVGVSALIAAAVQSGAATAAPVKAPQAAGQANPGAESVRLTPAQRAALIREADAGKAATAKELGLDAKEALVVRDVVKDADGTLHTRYERTYGGLPVLGGDLVVETARSGATESVTKATRAAIKVASLAPAVSAAKAEKQALSLATAAGAEKADTDRAPRKVIWAANGTPVLAYETVVGGLQEDGTPNELHVVTDATTGAKLYEYQGIETGTGNTMYSGQVTLGTTQSGSTYNLTDGARGGHKTYNLNRGTSGTGTLFSGSDDVWGTGAASNLETAGADAHYGAALTWDYYKNVHGRSGIRGDGVGAYSRVHYGNAYVNAFWSDSCFCMTYGDGSGNTHPLTSIDVAGHEMTHGVTSNTAGLNYSGESGGLNEATSDIFGTSVEFYAQNASDVGDYLIGEEIDINGDGSPLRYMDKPSKDGASKDSWYSGIGSVDVHYSSGPANHFFYLLSEGSGTKTINGVTYNSATADGLPVTGIGRDKAEKIWFRALTTKFTTTTNYAAARTGTLAAAGELYGTTSTEYKAVQDAWAGVAVGARSGGGGGGGTSFENTADVSIPDNGAAVTSSVTVSGRTGNAPTNLAVAVDIVHTYIGDLQVQLLAPDGTAYTLKAYGTGGSTDNINTTYTVNASSEVANGVWKLRVQDNAAQDTGYINSWKLTFP